One window of Helicobacter winghamensis ATCC BAA-430 genomic DNA carries:
- a CDS encoding D-glycero-alpha-D-manno-heptose-1,7-bisphosphate 7-phosphatase, with the protein MSLEPKKRKVVFFDRDDVINLEDAPYGYKIDTFYFAPFFMELFLELKKQDALCFVVTNQSGINRGIFTQKDFEILTSFMQSCIKSCLMIPLRESGFIPKNIGFDGVYFCPHTKEEHCACRKPNAKMLEQALKDFNLNLENYNSYILGDKDTDMQAGLKVGVKTRILVGGNEAPNATHRAKDLKEATQIILNI; encoded by the coding sequence ATGAGTTTGGAACCTAAAAAGCGCAAAGTTGTGTTTTTTGACCGCGATGATGTGATAAATCTTGAAGATGCGCCTTATGGATATAAGATTGATACCTTTTATTTTGCGCCCTTTTTTATGGAGCTGTTTTTAGAGCTTAAAAAGCAAGATGCTTTGTGCTTTGTGGTTACCAATCAATCGGGCATTAATCGTGGAATTTTTACACAAAAAGACTTTGAAATTCTTACTTCTTTTATGCAAAGCTGTATTAAATCTTGCCTTATGATTCCTTTGCGTGAAAGTGGTTTTATACCTAAAAACATAGGCTTTGATGGTGTGTATTTCTGCCCACACACCAAAGAAGAGCATTGTGCTTGTCGCAAGCCTAATGCTAAAATGCTAGAACAAGCCTTAAAAGACTTCAATCTAAACCTTGAAAATTACAATTCCTATATTTTAGGTGATAAAGATACAGATATGCAAGCAGGACTTAAAGTGGGCGTAAAAACACGCATTCTAGTCGGGGGCAATGAAGCACCAAACGCAACACATAGGGCGAAAGATTTGAAAGAAGCAACACAAATTATACTAAATATTTGA